Below is a genomic region from Citrobacter tructae.
CGTGCGCACGGCTTCGCGGTTTCACTGAACAGCGACGATGTAGAAACGCGCATGATGACCAATTTCACCCTGAAACGTGAACTGGCCGAATTTGCCGCCTCGCTGGTTAATCCAGGTGAATCTGTATTTATTGAAAACGGTAGCAGTAATGCACTGCTGGCCAGGACGCTGGCGGAGCAAAAAGACGTCACTATCATTACGGTCAGCAGTTATATCGCTCATCTGCTCAAAGAAACCCCTTGCGAAGTGATCCTTCTCGGCGGCATCTATCAGAAAAAAAGTGAAAGCATGGTTGGGCCGCTAACGCGCCAGTTTATCCAACAGGTTCACTTTAGTAAGGCCTTTATTGGTATTGATGGTTGGCAGCCTGAAACCGGCTTCACTGGTCGCGATATGATGCGCTCTGACGTGGTCAATGCGGTACTGGAAAAAGGCGCAGAGGTGATTGTGCTCACCGACAGTTCGAAATTTGATGCTATTCACCCTTACACGCTGGGTCCGTTAGAGCGATTCAGTCGTGTAGTGACTGACGCAAAACTCAGTGCCAGTGTTCAAATGCAGCTGGAGCACTCGGGATTAACCGTTAACATCATCGATACCCACGCATAATAATTCACCTGATGGTTTGCCTGCTGGCAAATCATCTTCTCTCTGAGACTTATCTGACAGTTCAATTAAGACTTTTTACCTGTCGTTAGCAGGACAATGTCGTAAAATTAATAACAGCGATATAACAGGAACAAATAATCATCAACAGGTGATTGATTGTAATGTCCTGTGCTAAACGGTTTCACGGAAATACCTTTATGGTCTTAATTTAACACTATCCTTAAAGAGGCTGGATTCCGTGAATCAATCATTCAGGAGAAAGTATTATGTTAGTAACGAGCAAAAAAATGACCGCTGCCATTCTGGCGATTACTCTGGCAATGTCTCTGAGTGCCTGCTCTAACTGGTCTAAACGAGACCGTAATACCGCAATTGGCGCGGGTGCAGGTGCCATTGGTGGTGCTGTCCTGACGGACGGCAGCACACTAGGAACGCTGGGTGGTGCTGCAGTAGGTGGTATTATCGGCCACCAGGTGGGTAAATAATCTACGGTTGACCAGCTCGATATAATAATACGTTTACTTTTTCGCAATCGTACTATTTACATTGTTAATAATAAAGCCACGAATTATTTCGTGGCTTTTTTTATTAACCGCCTGCCAGTTTGACTTTCATTCCTTTGGCTTCCAGCAGCGATTTAATCAGGTCGCGTTTGTCGCCCTGTATTTCAATTACACCCTCTTTCACCGCGCCACCGCAACCACATTTTTTCTTCAACTCGGCAGCTAATTTGGTCAA
It encodes:
- the osmB gene encoding osmotically-inducible lipoprotein OsmB, giving the protein MLVTSKKMTAAILAITLAMSLSACSNWSKRDRNTAIGAGAGAIGGAVLTDGSTLGTLGGAAVGGIIGHQVGK
- a CDS encoding DNA-binding transcriptional regulator YciT, coding for MNSRQQSILQMVTDKGQISVAELAKITGVSEVTIRQDLNTLEKQSYLRRAHGFAVSLNSDDVETRMMTNFTLKRELAEFAASLVNPGESVFIENGSSNALLARTLAEQKDVTIITVSSYIAHLLKETPCEVILLGGIYQKKSESMVGPLTRQFIQQVHFSKAFIGIDGWQPETGFTGRDMMRSDVVNAVLEKGAEVIVLTDSSKFDAIHPYTLGPLERFSRVVTDAKLSASVQMQLEHSGLTVNIIDTHA